Within the Longimicrobium sp. genome, the region TGAGGCGGGTGCGCGGGCCGCCGTCGATGCCCACTACGTACAGGCTCCGCTCGCCGGGGTGCGTCTCGCTGGTGGTGATGTGGAAGCGGCGCCCGTCCGCCGAGGGCTGCACATCCGTCACCTCCCAATCGCCCTGCGTCAGCGCGGTGATGGCGCCGCCGGTGGCGGGGGCGGTGTAGAGGTGCGAGTAGCCCGTCTTTTCCGAGACGAACCAGACGCGGTCGTCCCCCGTCCAGCCGCCGGAGAAGAAGGCGGGGCCGCCCACCCACGCGTCGTCGTGCAGGTGCTCGATGAGCGTGGTGCGCGCATCCGGCGTGGCCACGTAGATCCAGCGGTCCTTGAAGTTCTCGGGCACGGACATGAGCAGCGCCCGGTCCGCGCGCGGCGCCCACCCCAGCGTGGCGATGGAGGGGCGGCGCTCCTTCTCCGCCTCCACCCAGGACACCTTTCCCGTCGCCAGTTCCAGGATGCCGACCCGTCCGCCCGCCTGCACGTCGCCGACCTTGGTGCGGGAGGGGATGTCCTCGGTGAAGCCGCTTTCCGTGATGTAGTTCGGGACGATGGTGGTCTTCTGCGCATCGACCCGCGCGTTGGTGGTCAGCAGCAGGTAGCGGCCGGACGGCGACACCTCGGCGCCCTGCAGGGTGACGTCCTTGCCCAGGTACACGGGCGGCACGCGGACGCGCAGCGAGTCCTCGCGGGCGCGGTGCAGGCGCTCCTCGCGGCGGTCGCGCACAGCGTCCAGGAGCTCGCGCTGCTGGTTCTCGAGGAAGCGGCGCTGGCCCCGGGCCGTGTCGCGGGCGGGCGCGGCCTCCATGCGCAGGTCCGTGATCTGGCGCAGCGGACCACCCTCCACCTCCATGGCGAAGACGTTGTTGCCGGAGAGGAAGTAGACCGTGCGCCCGTCCGCCGAGAGATGTGGCGACCGCTCGCGCTGGGGCGTGTCGGTGATGCGATGCTCGCGGCCGGTGGCGTCCACCACGAAGACGTCGCCGCCGCGCTCCGACGCGCGGCGCGTGCGCTCCGGATTCCAGTCGCCCTGCTGCGCGGGCGCGATGCGGTACGCGAGGCTGTCCGGCACCATCTCCGGCGCGCCGCCCGCCGCGCGGACGCGGTAGACGTGCGTGGTGGTGTCGCGCGACTCCGGGTCGCGCCAGCGGAAGTAGACGGTGCGCGAGTCCTCCGACCACCTCACCTCGTCCGGCGAGCGGCCCACCAGCCCCTCGCCGCGCATGATGTTGCGCACGCTCAGGTCGAAGGCTGGGCGTGCGGGCGCGGTCGTCTGCGCGGCGGCGGGGGCGTACACGGCCTGCACGGCCGCGACGAGGAGGGGCGCCGCGAGGGCGCGGATCGGGATGGTCATGGCTGCAATCGTTGAAGTCGTCGGCGCGCCCGCTCCACTCGCGGGCGCAGCACGGGGTCACACTCCCGCCACAGCTCCACGAAGCGCCGGTAGTGCGCGGCGGCTTCGGCGGGGCGGCCCAGGCGGTCCAGGATCTCGGCGGTGCGCAGGTGCACCGGGGCCGCGTACACGATGCTCTTGTCGAAGTGCTCCGTCACCGCTCCGTACCACGCCAGCGCCTCGCGGTGCCGCCCCGCCATGCGCAGCAGCTCCGCGCGGAGGAAGCGCGGGTGCCCGGAATCCAGCAGGTAGGGAAAGACCTCGGGCTTGCGGTCGACCTCCTGCCAGGCGCTGTCGATCACCGCCAGCCCGTCCGCCGGCCTGCCGCCCAGCCACGCCACGTGCGCACGCACTCCATCCGCCAGCAGCGGTCCACGGATGCGCATCCCGGCCGTAGGCGGATCGAAGGCATCCAGGCGCCGCGCGTACTCCAGCGCCGCCGCCAGGTCGCCGCGCCGCGCCTCCAGCAGCCCCAGCGCGTGAAGCTGGAGCTCGGCGTGCGGCGTGGGCGCCCGCTGCGGCTCGGGTCCCGGCGGCGCATCCGCGATCCCCGCGCTCCGGGCGAGAAGCGCGGCCCTCACGCGCTCCACCTCCGTCCGCTCCACGGGCACGAAGGGGAGGACGGCGAAAAGGGTGCGCGCCTGCAACGCCATCGCGGGGTCCAGCTCGGCCGCGGAGTCGAGCTGGGCGCGGGCCGCCCTCCACCGGCCGCGGGCGACCTCGGTGTGCGCCAGGAGCACGCGGCCGCTGGCGCGGATGCGGGCCGGGCGCACGGGGTCGAGGAGCGTCTCCACCATCGGCCGGGCGCGGAGCGGGTCGCGGGTGTCCTCCACCATCCGCCACGCGATCACCCACGCCGCAAGGTCGCTCACGCGGCGCATCCCCGCCACTGCCGCGTCCAGCGCCGCGCGGTCGTCCAGCAGGATGCCGCGGTAGCCACGCCACACCAGCGCGCGGTCGCCCTCGGGATTCAGCGCCAGGGCGCGGGCCAGCAGGGTGTCCGCATCCTCCAGCCGGCGCTCCGCCATGGCGATGCGGGCCAGGTAGCCCATGGCGTCCACGTTGTCCGGCTCCAGCGCCAGGACGCGCTCCCACGCCGGGCGAGACTCGGCGGTGGAGTGGCCGCTCGGCGCGGCGCCGTGGAAGAGGACGTGGGCGAGCTGGCTCCATGCCTCCACGTCGTCCGGCCGTGCGGCGACAGCCTGGCGGTACATCCGCTCCGCGTCGGCGTAGCGGAACTCCCACGACGCGAGCCACGCCTGCAGGAGCAGCCTGTCGTACGGCTCCAGCCGTCCGGCGTAACGCACCGCCTGCCGCGCGGCCTCTCCGGTGCGCTCCCCGGAGCCCGCGACGGCCACCGAGAGGCGGTACCAGGCGAGGGCGAATGTGGTGTCCTCCTCCACCGCGCGCTGCAGGGCCGCCTTGGCCGCATCGTAGTTGCCGGCGCGCATCTCGCTTTCGCCCTGCAGATACGCCTTGAGCGCGGGGACGGAGGGCGTGGTGAGCACCGCCGTCCGCTGGAGCCGCGCGTGCGGCCCGGTGAGGCGCCCGGCCAGCAGCTGCGCGACCAGCCGGTCCACCAAGCGGGGCAGCGAGTCGCGCGCCCCCTCCACCACCGCGTCCGATTGCGGCGACGGTCCATCCGGGGTCCGCCGATAAAGGGCGGCGCGGAGCTGAAGCTGCGGCCCCGCCTCCACCACGCTCCCCATCACGAACAGCTTCGCGCCCATCCTGGCCGCCGCGTCTCCGCCCGCGCCCGGACCGGCGGCCGAGCCCAGCGACGCGAGGAGCGCGCGCGCATCCACGCTCCGCAGGTCGCCCGCGCCGTCCAGCTTGGTGGAGAGGAGGTCCACCATCCCCTCCCTCAGATACGCCATCTCCCCCCGCCCGTACACCGCGAACGGGAGGACCGCCACCAGCTCCTCGGGCGCCGCACCGGCCGCGGTCCGCCCCGCCGGTTCGCGTAAGCGCCAGATGCCGGCCCCTACCGCCGCGCACAAGACGACCGCCGCCAGCGCCGCGATCCATCGCCGCCCGATTCGCGGACGCACCGCAATGTCGCTCGCGACCGGCGCTGGCGCTACATCCGCGATGGGCG harbors:
- a CDS encoding prolyl oligopeptidase family serine peptidase, with product MTIPIRALAAPLLVAAVQAVYAPAAAQTTAPARPAFDLSVRNIMRGEGLVGRSPDEVRWSEDSRTVYFRWRDPESRDTTTHVYRVRAAGGAPEMVPDSLAYRIAPAQQGDWNPERTRRASERGGDVFVVDATGREHRITDTPQRERSPHLSADGRTVYFLSGNNVFAMEVEGGPLRQITDLRMEAAPARDTARGQRRFLENQQRELLDAVRDRREERLHRAREDSLRVRVPPVYLGKDVTLQGAEVSPSGRYLLLTTNARVDAQKTTIVPNYITESGFTEDIPSRTKVGDVQAGGRVGILELATGKVSWVEAEKERRPSIATLGWAPRADRALLMSVPENFKDRWIYVATPDARTTLIEHLHDDAWVGGPAFFSGGWTGDDRVWFVSEKTGYSHLYTAPATGGAITALTQGDWEVTDVQPSADGRRFHITTSETHPGERSLYVVGIDGGPRTRLTSLEGWTEARVSPDGRWAALLHSTADAPNELYLMPVGRGAAPRRVTTSTTAEFRRGPWIKPQVVTFKAQDGATVYARIYRPRELGAAPNGAGVLFVHGAGYLQNAHRGWSTYYREYMFNHLLASRGYTVMDVDYRGSAGYGGAWRTGIYRHMGGKDLSDHVDAARWMVANEGVDAKRVGLYGGSYGGFITLMGLFTEPDVFRSGAALRSVTDWAHYNHPYTARILNQPQDDTLAYRRSSPIYFAEGLRGDLLMAHGMVDTNVHFQDIVRLSQRLIELGKTNWELAVYPVEDHGFTRPESWADEYRRIYELFERTLR
- a CDS encoding BTAD domain-containing putative transcriptional regulator, translating into MIRIRTLGSIDLRSAEDGELRQVLAQPKRFALLVYLVVAGRGAFHRRDTLFTLFWPESDAERARSSLRTGLHFLRRALGAGVIAGRGTEEVGIAPGAVWCDALAFEEALDAGRAAEALELYRGPLLAGFNLAGMADWERWLSGERERLRRRAVEAAESLAARAEEEGDVPAVARWSRRAAALDPEDEGTLRRLMQRLAAHGDRAGAIYAYEEFSKRLRADYVAEPSRQTRALADEIRRGAADPEPPAPVPESRADPPRGAEPARVSAVEPAPPAVPEAVPAPAPTPELAPIADVAPAPVASDIAVRPRIGRRWIAALAAVVLCAAVGAGIWRLREPAGRTAAGAAPEELVAVLPFAVYGRGEMAYLREGMVDLLSTKLDGAGDLRSVDARALLASLGSAAGPGAGGDAAARMGAKLFVMGSVVEAGPQLQLRAALYRRTPDGPSPQSDAVVEGARDSLPRLVDRLVAQLLAGRLTGPHARLQRTAVLTTPSVPALKAYLQGESEMRAGNYDAAKAALQRAVEEDTTFALAWYRLSVAVAGSGERTGEAARQAVRYAGRLEPYDRLLLQAWLASWEFRYADAERMYRQAVAARPDDVEAWSQLAHVLFHGAAPSGHSTAESRPAWERVLALEPDNVDAMGYLARIAMAERRLEDADTLLARALALNPEGDRALVWRGYRGILLDDRAALDAAVAGMRRVSDLAAWVIAWRMVEDTRDPLRARPMVETLLDPVRPARIRASGRVLLAHTEVARGRWRAARAQLDSAAELDPAMALQARTLFAVLPFVPVERTEVERVRAALLARSAGIADAPPGPEPQRAPTPHAELQLHALGLLEARRGDLAAALEYARRLDAFDPPTAGMRIRGPLLADGVRAHVAWLGGRPADGLAVIDSAWQEVDRKPEVFPYLLDSGHPRFLRAELLRMAGRHREALAWYGAVTEHFDKSIVYAAPVHLRTAEILDRLGRPAEAAAHYRRFVELWRECDPVLRPRVERARRRLQRLQP